In Dehalococcoidia bacterium, a single window of DNA contains:
- the acs gene encoding acetate--CoA ligase: MTGSPQSNGTIEYWPRRRYFDLYEKSIEDPEEFWAEEARKLEWFRTWDKVLEWDEPFAKWFIGGELNASYLCADRHAEGPRRNKVAYYWEGEPGDTRVISYAELTRDVNRCASMLKKLGVGKGDKVGIYLPMIPELPIVMLACARLGAVFTAVFSGFTAQALADRLNDLEAKVLVTADGGFRRGSTFPLKKVADEAMKLSPTVQKQVVVKRAGVDVEMAEGRDFWYHELIAQAEEYVEPVPVESSHPLYILYTSGTTGKPKGVVHSTGGYMVYTHSTFKWVFNVEENDVYWCTADIGWVTGHSYIVFAPLAYGATSVMYEGAPNHPDLGRWWEIIQKYRVNVLYTSPTAIRMFMQAGAEWLEKYDLSSLRLLGSVGEAINPEAWLWYWNHVGKGRCPIVDTWWQTETGGILISQAPAIQMPPLKPGSASFPLPGIVPEVVNESGNKVAAGEKGLLVIKKPWPGMLMTLYKDEERYKDAYWRRFPGNYLTGDYAIQDSDGYFWLLGRADEVIKVAGHRLGTLELENAAVSYPAVAEAAAIAKPDEVKGEAITIFAILREGYQPSSEMEKEIKAHIRATMGPIATPEKVILVKKLPKTRSGKIMRRLLKAVAMEAPIGDATTLEDGASIEEVKAAYEELKTEV, translated from the coding sequence TTGACTGGTTCTCCGCAGAGCAACGGCACGATCGAATACTGGCCCCGCCGGAGATACTTCGATCTCTACGAAAAGTCCATCGAAGACCCGGAGGAGTTCTGGGCAGAGGAGGCTCGGAAACTGGAGTGGTTCAGGACGTGGGACAAGGTGCTGGAATGGGACGAACCGTTCGCGAAATGGTTCATCGGCGGTGAGCTCAACGCTTCCTACCTATGCGCCGACCGGCACGCCGAAGGCCCGCGAAGAAACAAGGTGGCCTACTACTGGGAGGGGGAGCCGGGCGACACGCGCGTGATTAGCTACGCCGAGCTGACCCGAGATGTCAACAGGTGCGCCTCGATGCTGAAGAAGCTCGGCGTCGGCAAAGGCGACAAGGTCGGCATCTACCTGCCCATGATCCCTGAACTGCCGATTGTCATGCTCGCCTGCGCCCGCCTCGGGGCAGTGTTCACCGCCGTCTTCTCCGGCTTCACCGCGCAGGCGCTCGCCGACAGGCTCAACGACCTGGAGGCGAAGGTCCTGGTCACGGCCGACGGCGGCTTCCGCCGTGGAAGCACCTTCCCTCTGAAGAAAGTCGCCGACGAGGCGATGAAGCTTTCCCCCACCGTTCAGAAGCAGGTGGTGGTGAAGCGCGCCGGCGTCGACGTCGAGATGGCCGAAGGGCGCGACTTCTGGTACCACGAGCTCATCGCCCAGGCGGAGGAATATGTTGAGCCTGTGCCGGTGGAGTCGAGCCATCCCCTGTATATCCTCTACACGTCAGGCACCACCGGCAAACCGAAGGGGGTGGTCCACTCCACCGGCGGCTACATGGTCTACACCCACTCCACGTTCAAGTGGGTCTTCAACGTCGAAGAGAACGACGTTTACTGGTGCACCGCCGACATCGGCTGGGTCACCGGCCACAGTTACATCGTCTTCGCCCCCCTCGCTTACGGCGCCACCAGCGTGATGTACGAGGGTGCGCCCAACCACCCGGACCTCGGCCGCTGGTGGGAGATCATCCAGAAATACCGCGTCAACGTACTCTATACCTCTCCTACCGCCATTCGCATGTTCATGCAGGCGGGGGCTGAGTGGCTGGAGAAGTACGACCTCAGCAGTTTGAGGCTCCTCGGAAGCGTCGGCGAAGCCATCAACCCCGAAGCGTGGCTCTGGTACTGGAACCACGTCGGAAAGGGCCGCTGCCCCATCGTCGACACGTGGTGGCAGACGGAGACGGGAGGGATCCTGATCTCGCAGGCGCCGGCTATCCAGATGCCGCCGCTCAAGCCCGGCTCCGCCAGCTTCCCGCTTCCCGGCATCGTGCCGGAAGTGGTCAACGAGAGCGGCAACAAGGTGGCTGCAGGCGAGAAGGGGCTGCTCGTCATCAAGAAGCCCTGGCCGGGCATGCTGATGACGCTCTACAAGGACGAAGAGCGCTACAAAGACGCCTACTGGCGTCGCTTCCCCGGCAACTACCTTACCGGCGACTACGCGATCCAGGACAGCGACGGCTACTTCTGGCTCCTCGGCCGCGCCGACGAGGTCATCAAGGTCGCCGGCCACCGACTCGGCACCCTCGAGCTCGAGAACGCGGCCGTCTCCTACCCGGCCGTGGCCGAAGCGGCGGCCATCGCCAAGCCGGACGAGGTGAAGGGCGAGGCGATCACCATCTTCGCCATCCTCAGGGAAGGCTACCAGCCCTCGAGCGAGATGGAGAAGGAGATCAAGGCCCACATCCGGGCGACTATGGGCCCGATCGCCACGCCTGAAAAGGTGATCCTGGTGAAGAAGCTGCCGAAGACGCGGAGCGGCAAGATCATGCGGCGTCTTCTCAAAGCGGTCGCCATGGAGGCGCCTATCGGCGACGCCACCACCCTCGAGGACGGGGCCTCCATCGAAGAGGTGAAGGCAGCGTACGAGGAGCTAAAGACGGAGGTCTAG
- a CDS encoding cohesin domain-containing protein, which yields MPRRQRWLLWPAKAALAAAFVLLAFGPLPGSGTDAAGPAVAVDPATSSIVVGETTDVSIRISDVTNLYSASFHLTFDPAVLEVVDANLSRDGVQVYAGTFPGPSEGPGEIVTNAADNAAGTVDYDFTLIQPAPPASGSGVLAVIRFQAKATGTSALSITSALLWDPQNEPIAAETSGGSVEVAAAPTSTATPAPPTPTPTGAATATRTSTPQPTATGTVTPQPTGTATPKPTGTATSTPSPAPQSSVATPTPTPEAAVVAAAANATAQNLPSAGTAGSPSQLWRWFFLFGALILGLSTWAFTFRFYAQQKESERFWHR from the coding sequence ATGCCCCGGAGGCAGCGATGGCTGCTCTGGCCGGCGAAGGCTGCTCTGGCAGCGGCGTTCGTGCTTCTTGCTTTCGGCCCGCTGCCGGGCAGCGGCACCGATGCCGCAGGCCCCGCCGTCGCCGTCGACCCCGCTACCAGCAGCATCGTTGTGGGGGAGACGACGGACGTGTCCATACGCATCAGCGATGTCACCAACCTCTACAGCGCCTCGTTCCACCTCACGTTCGACCCGGCTGTCCTGGAAGTGGTCGATGCCAATCTCAGCCGCGACGGCGTGCAGGTGTACGCTGGCACGTTCCCCGGCCCGTCGGAGGGCCCCGGCGAGATCGTCACCAACGCGGCCGATAACGCCGCCGGCACGGTCGATTACGACTTCACTCTCATTCAGCCTGCTCCGCCCGCCAGCGGCTCGGGCGTCCTTGCCGTTATCCGCTTTCAGGCGAAGGCTACGGGCACGAGCGCCCTCTCCATAACGAGCGCCCTCCTCTGGGACCCCCAGAATGAGCCGATAGCGGCTGAAACGAGTGGCGGGAGCGTCGAGGTCGCGGCAGCGCCCACGAGCACGGCCACGCCCGCGCCACCGACGCCTACGCCCACCGGCGCGGCGACCGCCACCCGCACGAGCACCCCTCAGCCGACGGCTACGGGCACCGTCACACCTCAGCCCACGGGGACGGCGACGCCAAAGCCCACCGGCACCGCCACCTCCACGCCTTCGCCCGCGCCGCAGTCGAGCGTTGCCACGCCGACGCCCACGCCGGAAGCGGCGGTGGTAGCCGCTGCCGCCAACGCGACGGCTCAGAACCTGCCCTCTGCCGGTACCGCGGGCAGCCCCTCGCAGCTCTGGCGCTGGTTCTTCTTGTTTGGCGCCCTGATACTCGGCCTCTCGACCTGGGCCTTCACCTTCCGCTTCTACGCCCAGCAGAAGGAAAGCGAGCGCTTCTGGCACCGCTAA
- a CDS encoding ArsR family transcriptional regulator produces MESTRQTLLEILRRRKHATVDELTKELHLAPATIRRHLDILMRDNYVSMVQKRRNVGRPHYVFSLTEHGEDLFPRSYIRLTNRIIDELVTLKPDETKGKSGVDLAEVIFEKMADRVAETYAGRITGRTLKERVGEVTALLAGEGLVFEARKTKDGYLLLGHGCPCPRIANEHSEVCAHDQRLLARLLRAEVQPVGVSTEDEASSCAYLVKDKTGS; encoded by the coding sequence ATGGAAAGCACCCGCCAGACGCTCCTCGAGATACTGCGGCGGCGCAAGCACGCCACGGTCGACGAACTAACGAAGGAGCTGCACCTCGCCCCCGCTACCATCCGCCGGCACCTCGACATCCTCATGCGCGACAACTACGTTAGCATGGTCCAGAAGCGTCGTAACGTCGGCCGGCCCCATTACGTCTTCTCCCTCACCGAGCACGGCGAGGACCTCTTCCCTCGAAGCTACATCCGCCTGACGAACCGGATCATCGACGAGCTGGTGACGCTGAAGCCCGACGAGACGAAGGGAAAGAGCGGCGTCGACCTGGCGGAAGTCATCTTCGAGAAGATGGCCGACCGCGTGGCCGAGACCTACGCGGGGCGCATCACCGGCCGGACGCTAAAAGAGCGGGTGGGGGAGGTTACCGCCCTTCTCGCCGGGGAAGGGCTCGTCTTTGAGGCCCGGAAGACGAAGGACGGCTATCTACTGCTGGGTCACGGCTGTCCCTGTCCCCGAATCGCCAACGAGCACAGCGAAGTCTGTGCGCACGATCAGCGGCTCCTGGCGCGGCTACTGAGAGCGGAAGTGCAGCCCGTCGGCGTCTCCACGGAGGACGAGGCCAGCAGTTGCGCCTATCTGGTCAAAGACAAGACCGGCTCGTAA
- a CDS encoding HAD family phosphatase: MTEAVLWDLDGVLADTAPYHFQAWRELFRREGKEISEDDFVRTFGLRNAAILRDILGELPEERVEELARAKEELFRSAISRGMRANPGALPLLERLREAGKKMAIVSSAPRQNVETILDSLGARPYFDTLIAEEDAPRGKPDPQGYLLAAERLGVPPERCVVIEDAPGGVEAAKRASMRCIGLAAGRAPETLREADIVVRSLGESEVYSFLGV; encoded by the coding sequence ATGACCGAAGCCGTCCTCTGGGACCTCGATGGCGTGCTCGCTGATACCGCGCCGTACCACTTCCAGGCGTGGCGTGAGCTGTTTCGCCGCGAGGGCAAGGAGATCAGCGAGGACGATTTCGTCCGCACTTTCGGCCTCAGGAATGCGGCGATCCTGCGCGACATCCTGGGAGAGCTGCCGGAGGAGCGCGTGGAGGAGCTGGCGCGCGCGAAGGAGGAACTCTTTCGCTCAGCGATCAGCCGCGGGATGCGGGCCAATCCGGGCGCGCTGCCGCTGCTGGAGCGACTGCGCGAGGCAGGCAAGAAGATGGCGATAGTGTCTTCCGCGCCGCGGCAGAACGTGGAAACGATACTCGATAGTCTGGGCGCGCGGCCCTACTTCGACACGCTGATCGCGGAAGAGGATGCGCCCCGCGGCAAGCCCGACCCGCAGGGGTATCTCCTCGCCGCGGAGCGGCTGGGGGTGCCGCCGGAGCGGTGCGTGGTTATCGAGGACGCTCCCGGCGGCGTCGAGGCGGCCAAACGAGCCAGCATGCGCTGCATTGGGCTGGCGGCGGGCAGGGCGCCGGAGACGCTACGAGAGGCGGACATTGTCGTGAGAAGCCTGGGGGAAAGCGAAGTCTACTCATTCCTCGGCGTCTGA
- a CDS encoding formyltransferase family protein, which produces MTLRIGWFSTGRDEDAIDILARVHRAISEGSLDARIEYVFCNRERGEAEISDRFLDFAASLGLPVVCRSSARFRPDLRKNDRAWWRRLYDEEILPLIAPFQVDVCVLAGYMLIVSDVLHSRYAALNLHPATPDGPKGAWEDVIWQLIADEEDEAGAMVHVATSQLDRGPVLGYCSFPIKGGDYAPLWAALSEKLRDASLDEIRSNEGYEEPLFAAIRRDEFRREVPLLIATLSMVAAGRIVLKDGGVYVDGKPSTQGLCLNDLVEAQLAKEQP; this is translated from the coding sequence GTGACGCTACGCATCGGTTGGTTCTCCACCGGCCGCGACGAGGATGCCATCGATATCCTGGCCCGCGTCCACCGCGCAATCTCCGAGGGCAGCCTCGATGCCCGCATTGAGTACGTCTTCTGCAACCGCGAGCGCGGCGAGGCGGAGATAAGCGACCGCTTTCTCGATTTCGCCGCTTCGCTCGGGCTGCCGGTCGTCTGCCGGTCCTCCGCTCGCTTTCGCCCCGACCTGCGAAAGAATGATCGCGCGTGGTGGCGCCGCCTGTACGATGAGGAAATCCTCCCCCTTATCGCTCCCTTCCAGGTCGATGTCTGCGTGCTCGCCGGCTACATGCTCATCGTGAGCGATGTCCTGCACTCGCGCTATGCGGCGCTGAACCTGCACCCCGCGACGCCCGACGGGCCGAAAGGGGCGTGGGAAGACGTCATCTGGCAACTCATCGCCGACGAAGAGGACGAAGCGGGCGCGATGGTCCACGTCGCGACCTCGCAGCTTGATAGAGGCCCCGTCCTCGGCTATTGCTCGTTCCCCATCAAGGGCGGCGACTACGCTCCTTTGTGGGCCGCGCTCAGCGAGAAGCTGCGCGACGCCTCGCTGGACGAGATCAGGTCGAACGAGGGCTACGAGGAGCCGCTTTTCGCCGCCATCCGCCGCGATGAATTCCGGCGCGAGGTGCCGCTGCTCATCGCCACCCTCTCCATGGTCGCCGCCGGGCGCATCGTCCTCAAGGACGGCGGCGTGTACGTTGACGGGAAGCCTTCGACGCAGGGGCTATGCCTGAACGATCTCGTCGAGGCGCAACTGGCGAAAGAACAACCATGA
- a CDS encoding carbohydrate kinase family protein encodes MIDVIGFGAINVDETYFVPSLTAVSGLRMLSGSEQTISRREYGRLAARLKKAGVSPAQSGGGQAANAAYALARLGFRTAMISSVGADPEGERLLADLAPVDVSQVLRGGRSARCVVIVDESGERTLRVLPAADPPALDPVATWRSLGGARCLHITSLARAGELATQLALVKALPDDVTLSFDPGELYCRLGTEALAPVLKRTDVLFLNEREAELLTGKPTFDGCYRLLRREGAVVAGKKGRRGVEIIGRDERFELPARVAAAVDPTGAGDVFAAGFLAGLLLDLDLRRCAVLGSEAAARSVTGYGRAGYPGRELLETLRPAAPVEPRAKGGPV; translated from the coding sequence ATGATAGACGTAATCGGTTTCGGCGCCATCAACGTCGACGAGACGTATTTCGTCCCTTCCCTAACGGCAGTCTCCGGCCTGCGGATGCTCTCGGGCTCCGAGCAGACCATAAGCCGCAGGGAGTACGGGCGGTTGGCCGCGCGACTTAAGAAGGCGGGCGTGAGCCCCGCGCAGTCCGGCGGCGGACAGGCGGCCAACGCCGCCTACGCCCTCGCCCGGCTCGGCTTCCGGACGGCGATGATAAGCAGCGTGGGCGCGGACCCCGAAGGCGAGCGGCTGCTGGCGGACCTGGCGCCCGTCGATGTCTCGCAGGTCTTGCGTGGCGGACGCAGCGCCCGGTGTGTCGTCATCGTCGACGAGAGCGGGGAGCGCACGTTGCGCGTCCTTCCCGCCGCCGACCCTCCGGCGCTCGATCCCGTGGCCACTTGGCGCTCGCTCGGCGGTGCCCGCTGCCTCCACATCACGTCGCTCGCCCGCGCGGGGGAGCTGGCGACGCAGCTCGCGCTCGTGAAGGCGTTGCCGGATGACGTGACGCTGAGCTTCGACCCCGGCGAGCTGTACTGCAGGCTGGGGACGGAAGCGCTTGCCCCCGTCCTGAAACGGACCGACGTGCTGTTTCTGAACGAGCGCGAGGCAGAGCTACTGACCGGCAAGCCCACATTCGACGGCTGCTACCGGCTGCTCAGGCGTGAGGGCGCCGTCGTCGCGGGCAAGAAAGGGAGGCGCGGCGTCGAGATCATCGGGCGCGACGAGCGATTCGAGCTGCCTGCCCGCGTGGCCGCCGCTGTCGACCCCACCGGCGCGGGCGACGTCTTCGCCGCCGGATTCCTCGCCGGTCTTCTCCTCGACCTCGACCTGCGACGGTGCGCCGTCCTCGGCAGCGAGGCGGCGGCGCGCAGCGTCACCGGCTACGGACGCGCCGGCTATCCCGGACGCGAGTTGCTGGAAACGCTCCGCCCGGCAGCGCCTGTCGAGCCGAGAGCGAAAGGGGGCCCTGTGTGA
- a CDS encoding potassium channel protein encodes MDEYIRREKRLAAAAGSVVIRRLADDPHLRRAAFGAAVFASLLALGTTGYMLIEGWPLLDALFMTAITLSTVGYGQIHPLSTGGVIFSIFLIVFGVGAVLYVLNATIQAVFEGHLREVLGVRKMRTKIDSLRGHYVVCGFGRVGQEVAQELEAQRVPFVVIESDPENQERARTLGYLYIAENATSQEALLAAGARRARGLIAAVGSDAENTYITLCARSLKPGLFIVARAGSPIGEERLRQAGADKVISPYRIGGRTIAFAALYSSDADFVDSMPGNRWVAEMRIDEGSNMEGLTVEEMLRGRPGLKAVLAVQTADGQLTVGPQGDRQLQAGDCLIVLGEEKSLTPLRLRQEADGGAAPVEERRAG; translated from the coding sequence ATGGACGAGTATATCCGGAGGGAGAAGCGGCTGGCGGCGGCGGCGGGATCGGTTGTGATCAGGCGTCTCGCCGACGACCCCCATTTACGGCGGGCGGCGTTCGGCGCGGCGGTTTTCGCTTCCCTGCTGGCGCTGGGCACGACGGGGTACATGCTGATCGAGGGCTGGCCCCTCCTCGATGCCCTGTTCATGACGGCCATCACCCTTTCCACCGTCGGCTACGGGCAGATCCATCCCCTTTCGACGGGGGGAGTGATATTCAGCATTTTCCTCATTGTGTTCGGCGTGGGCGCGGTACTCTACGTGCTCAACGCCACAATTCAGGCGGTGTTCGAGGGACACCTGCGGGAAGTCCTGGGGGTTAGAAAGATGAGGACCAAGATCGACTCCCTGCGGGGACATTACGTTGTCTGCGGTTTCGGCCGCGTGGGACAGGAGGTCGCTCAGGAGCTGGAAGCCCAGCGAGTGCCGTTCGTCGTGATCGAGAGCGATCCCGAGAACCAGGAGCGGGCGCGAACCCTCGGCTATCTCTATATAGCCGAGAACGCGACCTCTCAGGAGGCGCTGCTGGCTGCCGGGGCCCGCCGTGCGCGCGGACTGATCGCGGCCGTGGGCAGCGACGCCGAGAACACCTATATCACCCTGTGCGCGCGTTCCCTCAAGCCGGGGCTGTTCATTGTCGCGCGGGCCGGCTCGCCTATCGGCGAGGAGCGCCTGCGCCAGGCAGGAGCCGACAAAGTCATCTCACCCTATCGCATCGGCGGACGTACCATCGCCTTCGCCGCGCTCTATTCCTCCGACGCCGATTTCGTCGACTCGATGCCGGGCAACCGCTGGGTGGCGGAGATGCGCATCGACGAGGGGTCGAACATGGAGGGTCTCACGGTTGAGGAGATGCTGCGGGGGCGGCCCGGCCTGAAGGCGGTCCTGGCCGTGCAGACGGCGGACGGGCAGTTGACGGTGGGGCCGCAGGGAGACAGGCAGCTGCAGGCCGGCGACTGCCTGATCGTGCTCGGGGAGGAGAAGAGCCTGACGCCGCTGCGACTCCGGCAGGAGGCGGACGGCGGCGCAGCGCCGGTCGAAGAAAGACGGGCAGGATAA